A single region of the Winslowiella toletana genome encodes:
- the exoX gene encoding exodeoxyribonuclease X, whose translation MLRVIDTETCGLQGGIVEVASVDVIDGQIVNPMSDLVSPDRPISRQAMAIHRISEAMVIGKPPIEQAISRYHGSPYYVAHNASFDRRVLPEMHGEWICTMTLSRKLWPGIKYGNQALRESLQLDVTPPAELHAHRALYDCYVTAALLIRIMQTTGWDAAEMLARMQPKSGNDTFPFGKYRGRKIEEVAKRDPGYLKWVLKNIPNLKADLRSAMQHHLAD comes from the coding sequence ATGTTACGCGTAATCGATACAGAAACCTGTGGCCTGCAAGGCGGCATTGTTGAAGTCGCTTCGGTGGATGTTATTGACGGCCAGATCGTCAATCCGATGAGCGACCTGGTCTCACCTGACCGGCCAATCAGCCGCCAGGCGATGGCAATTCATCGTATCAGTGAAGCGATGGTGATCGGCAAGCCGCCGATTGAACAGGCGATTAGCCGTTATCATGGCAGCCCTTACTATGTGGCGCACAACGCCAGCTTTGATCGCCGGGTGCTACCGGAAATGCACGGCGAGTGGATCTGTACCATGACGCTGTCACGTAAACTGTGGCCGGGAATTAAATATGGCAATCAGGCGCTGCGCGAAAGTTTACAGCTGGATGTCACTCCACCGGCGGAACTGCATGCGCACCGTGCGCTATATGACTGCTACGTCACCGCCGCCTTGTTGATTCGCATTATGCAAACTACCGGTTGGGATGCGGCAGAAATGCTGGCGCGGATGCAGCCCAAAAGTGGCAACGATACTTTCCCGTTTGGCAAATATCGCGGACGTAAGATTGAGGAAGTAGCGAAGCGCGATCCGGGATATCTTAAGTGGGTACTTAAAAATATCCCGAACCTGAAAGCCGACCTGCGCAGCGCGATGCAGCACCATCTGGCTGACTGA
- a CDS encoding bifunctional 4-hydroxy-2-oxoglutarate aldolase/2-dehydro-3-deoxy-phosphogluconate aldolase, giving the protein MKNWKTSAEQILTTGPVVPVIVVNKLEHAVPMAKALVAGGVRVLEVTLRTPVAMDALRAIIQQVPEAIVGAGTVLNTQQLAEVTEAGAQFVISPGLTESLVKAAVEGPIPLIPGISTVSELMTGLEYGLREFKFFPAEANGGVKALQAIGGPFPQVRFCPTGGITPNNYRDYLALKSVLCIGGSWLVPADALEAGDYQRITDLAREAVAGAR; this is encoded by the coding sequence ATGAAGAACTGGAAGACGAGCGCTGAACAGATTTTGACAACCGGACCGGTAGTTCCGGTTATCGTCGTCAATAAACTGGAACATGCTGTTCCGATGGCGAAAGCGCTGGTTGCGGGCGGGGTTCGCGTGCTGGAAGTGACGCTGCGCACGCCGGTGGCGATGGACGCGCTGCGTGCGATAATCCAGCAGGTGCCGGAGGCGATTGTCGGCGCAGGTACCGTGCTGAATACTCAGCAGCTGGCGGAAGTGACGGAAGCGGGGGCGCAATTTGTCATCAGTCCCGGACTGACTGAGTCACTGGTTAAAGCGGCGGTTGAAGGCCCGATTCCATTGATTCCGGGTATCAGCACGGTGTCAGAGCTGATGACCGGTCTGGAATACGGGTTGCGCGAGTTCAAATTCTTTCCGGCGGAAGCCAACGGCGGCGTGAAAGCGCTGCAGGCAATTGGCGGTCCATTCCCTCAGGTGCGTTTCTGCCCGACCGGCGGCATTACGCCGAACAACTACCGTGACTATCTGGCGCTGAAAAGCGTGCTCTGTATTGGCGGTTCCTGGCTGGTGCCCGCGGATGCGCTGGAAGCCGGAGATTATCAGCGAATTACCGATCTGGCGCGTGAAGCGGTGGCGGGCGCACGTTAA
- a CDS encoding carbon-nitrogen hydrolase family protein: MLPWSVAAAQYASRSRDIDGNISHHLSFIQQASRQQIDLLLFPELSLSGYELEVGPQLALSLNDARLVQFAEAAHQHQMNIIVGMPLRVDHHYHIGAVTFLPDGTRFAYAKRHLLGSESQFFQPGRGGPVFGTPTRNVAIAVCADIVIEQFARDAAECGADLYAASVLVSEKTYDSDCHSLSRWSADYRMAVLMANHAKPTGGYESNGGSAFWDAEGNKVICSGSGELLMVVRRTPQGWQGEIHPLG, encoded by the coding sequence ATGTTGCCCTGGAGTGTCGCCGCTGCACAGTATGCTTCCCGCTCTCGTGATATCGACGGGAATATCTCTCACCATCTCTCATTTATTCAGCAGGCGAGCCGCCAGCAGATCGATCTGCTGTTATTTCCTGAGCTTTCCCTGAGCGGTTATGAACTGGAAGTTGGCCCACAATTGGCTCTGTCGCTGAATGATGCGCGTCTCGTTCAGTTCGCAGAAGCCGCTCATCAACACCAGATGAATATTATTGTCGGTATGCCGTTACGGGTTGACCACCATTACCATATTGGCGCGGTGACCTTTCTGCCCGACGGCACCCGTTTTGCTTATGCCAAACGCCATCTGCTTGGCAGTGAAAGTCAGTTCTTCCAGCCAGGACGTGGCGGGCCAGTTTTCGGTACGCCAACCCGTAATGTGGCGATTGCGGTCTGTGCCGATATTGTGATTGAACAATTTGCCCGTGACGCGGCCGAATGCGGTGCAGATCTCTATGCCGCCAGCGTGTTAGTTTCTGAAAAAACTTATGACAGCGATTGCCATTCTCTGTCGCGCTGGTCTGCTGATTACCGTATGGCAGTACTGATGGCTAACCATGCGAAACCGACCGGTGGCTATGAGAGTAATGGCGGCAGCGCCTTTTGGGATGCCGAGGGTAATAAAGTCATCTGCAGCGGAAGCGGTGAACTGCTTATGGTCGTACGGCGCACACCTCAGGGTTGGCAAGGCGAAATCCATCCGTTAGGCTAA
- the pyk gene encoding pyruvate kinase produces MSRRLRRTKIVTTLGPATDRDNNLEKIIAAGANVVRLNFSHGTPEDHQLRADKTREIAKKLGRHVAILGDLQGPKIRVSTFKEGKVFLNLGDRFLLDANLSKGEGDREKVGIDYKGLPEDVVPGDVLLLDDGRVQLKVLEVQGMKVFTEVTVGGPLSNNKGINKLGGGLSAEALTEKDKADILTAAKIGVDYLAVSFPRCGEDLHYARRLAREAGCDAMIVSKVERAEAVATQAAMDDIILASDVVMVARGDLGVEIGDPELVGIQKALIRRARQLNRSVITATQMMESMITNPMPTRAEVMDVANAVLDGTDAVMLSAETAAGQYPAETVSAMAKVCLGAEKIPSINVSKHRLEVQFDNIEEAIAMSAMYAANHLQGVTAIITMTESGRTALMTSRITSGLPIFAMSRHERTLNLTALYRGVTPVYFDSNNDGVAAANDAINLLRDKGFLVSGDLVIVTQGDVMSTVGTTNTSRVLRVE; encoded by the coding sequence ATGTCAAGACGTCTCAGAAGAACCAAGATTGTAACTACCTTAGGCCCGGCAACCGATCGCGATAACAACCTTGAAAAGATCATCGCTGCTGGCGCTAACGTTGTTCGTCTTAACTTCTCGCACGGTACGCCTGAAGATCATCAGCTTCGTGCCGATAAAACCCGCGAAATTGCAAAAAAACTTGGCCGTCACGTGGCGATCCTCGGCGATCTGCAAGGTCCGAAAATTCGAGTTTCTACCTTTAAAGAAGGCAAAGTTTTCCTTAATCTCGGCGATCGCTTCCTGCTGGATGCCAACCTGAGCAAAGGCGAAGGCGACAGAGAAAAAGTCGGCATTGATTATAAAGGCCTGCCGGAAGATGTGGTGCCTGGCGATGTGCTGCTGCTCGACGACGGGCGCGTACAGCTAAAAGTACTGGAAGTTCAGGGCATGAAAGTGTTCACCGAAGTCACCGTCGGGGGGCCACTTTCCAATAACAAAGGCATTAATAAACTTGGCGGTGGCCTGTCGGCAGAAGCGCTGACCGAAAAAGACAAGGCTGATATTCTGACCGCAGCTAAAATCGGCGTCGACTATCTGGCCGTCTCTTTCCCGCGCTGCGGCGAAGACCTGCACTACGCACGTCGACTGGCACGTGAAGCTGGCTGCGACGCGATGATCGTTTCAAAAGTCGAGCGTGCAGAAGCGGTGGCCACCCAGGCCGCAATGGATGATATTATTCTTGCCTCAGACGTTGTGATGGTGGCGCGTGGCGATCTGGGCGTCGAAATTGGCGATCCTGAACTGGTCGGTATTCAGAAAGCACTGATCCGTCGTGCGCGTCAGCTTAATCGTTCCGTTATCACTGCCACCCAGATGATGGAATCGATGATCACGAATCCAATGCCAACCCGCGCAGAAGTGATGGACGTGGCGAACGCAGTGCTGGATGGTACGGATGCGGTAATGCTTTCTGCCGAAACCGCCGCCGGTCAGTATCCGGCGGAAACCGTTTCAGCGATGGCGAAAGTTTGTCTGGGTGCGGAAAAGATCCCGAGCATCAACGTATCCAAACACCGCCTTGAAGTACAGTTCGATAATATCGAAGAGGCGATTGCCATGTCGGCCATGTACGCTGCTAACCATCTGCAAGGGGTGACGGCGATTATCACCATGACCGAATCTGGCCGCACCGCGCTGATGACATCACGTATTACGTCTGGCCTGCCAATTTTCGCCATGTCACGTCATGAGCGTACGCTGAACCTGACGGCGCTGTATCGTGGCGTTACGCCGGTTTACTTCGACAGTAATAATGACGGCGTGGCAGCGGCTAACGATGCCATTAACCTGCTGCGTGATAAAGGCTTCCTCGTTTCCGGCGATCTGGTTATCGTCACTCAGGGTGACGTGATGAGTACCGTCGGTACTACCAATACCAGCCGCGTGTTACGCGTCGAATAA
- the zwf gene encoding glucose-6-phosphate dehydrogenase encodes MAVTQTAQACDLVIFGAKGDLARRKLLPSLYQLEKAGQIHEDSRIIGVGRADWDKAAYTKVTREALETFMKEKIDEALWDKLSNRLDFCNLDVNETSHFPKLGKMLDQKKRVTINYFAMPPSTFGAICKGLGQAKLNAMPARVVMEKPLGTSLETSREINDQVGEYFEESQVFRIDHYLGKETVLNLLALRFANSLFASNWDNRTIDHVQITVAEEVGIEGRWGYFDQAGQMRDMIQNHLLQILTMIAMSPPADLSADRIRDEKVKVLRSLRRIDHTNVREKTVRGQYTAGFVQGKKVPGYLEEEGANKSSHTESFVSIRVDIDDWRWAGVPFYLRTGKRLPTKCSEVVVYFKNPALNLFKESWQELPQNKLTIRLQPDEGVDIQILNKVPGLDHKHNLQTTKLDLSYSETFNQSHLADAYERLLLETMRGIQALFVRRDEVEEAWKWVDSIMDAWAADNEAPKPYQAGTWGPVASVAMITRDGRSWNEFE; translated from the coding sequence ATGGCGGTAACACAAACAGCCCAGGCATGCGATCTGGTTATTTTCGGTGCCAAGGGCGATCTTGCACGCCGGAAACTGTTGCCTTCACTGTATCAACTGGAAAAAGCCGGTCAGATCCATGAAGACTCGCGCATTATCGGTGTTGGCCGTGCAGACTGGGATAAAGCTGCTTATACCAAAGTCACGCGTGAAGCGCTGGAAACCTTCATGAAAGAGAAAATCGATGAGGCACTTTGGGATAAGCTCAGCAACCGCCTCGATTTTTGTAACCTCGACGTAAATGAGACTTCACACTTCCCGAAATTGGGCAAGATGCTGGATCAGAAAAAACGCGTGACGATTAACTATTTCGCGATGCCGCCAAGCACCTTTGGCGCCATCTGTAAAGGTCTGGGCCAGGCGAAGCTGAATGCGATGCCGGCACGCGTGGTGATGGAGAAGCCGCTGGGCACCTCACTGGAGACCTCACGCGAAATTAACGACCAGGTTGGCGAGTATTTCGAAGAGAGCCAGGTGTTCCGTATCGACCACTATCTGGGTAAAGAGACGGTACTGAACCTGCTGGCGCTGCGTTTTGCTAACTCGCTGTTTGCCTCCAACTGGGACAACCGCACGATTGACCACGTGCAGATTACCGTTGCAGAAGAAGTAGGTATCGAAGGCCGCTGGGGTTACTTCGACCAGGCGGGTCAGATGCGCGATATGATTCAGAACCACCTGCTGCAGATTCTGACCATGATTGCCATGTCGCCACCGGCAGACCTCTCTGCTGACCGAATCCGCGACGAAAAAGTTAAAGTGCTGCGCTCGCTGCGCCGTATCGACCACACTAACGTGCGTGAAAAAACCGTGCGTGGTCAGTACACCGCTGGTTTTGTGCAGGGCAAAAAAGTGCCGGGCTACCTCGAAGAAGAGGGCGCAAACAAATCCAGCCATACCGAATCTTTTGTCTCGATCCGGGTGGATATTGATGACTGGCGCTGGGCGGGTGTGCCGTTCTACCTGCGTACCGGTAAACGTCTGCCAACCAAATGTTCTGAAGTGGTGGTCTACTTCAAGAACCCGGCGCTGAACCTGTTTAAAGAGTCCTGGCAAGAGCTGCCGCAGAATAAACTGACTATCCGCTTGCAGCCAGATGAAGGCGTGGATATTCAGATTCTGAATAAAGTGCCGGGTCTCGATCATAAACATAACCTGCAAACCACCAAGCTGGATCTAAGCTACTCCGAAACCTTTAACCAGTCGCATCTGGCCGATGCTTATGAGCGTTTGCTGCTGGAAACCATGCGCGGCATCCAGGCGCTGTTTGTGCGCCGCGATGAAGTGGAAGAGGCGTGGAAGTGGGTTGACTCCATCATGGATGCCTGGGCTGCGGATAACGAAGCGCCTAAGCCTTATCAGGCAGGTACCTGGGGCCCCGTCGCCTCCGTAGCGATGATTACCCGTGATGGCCGCTCCTGGAATGAGTTCGAGTAA
- a CDS encoding acetyltransferase translates to MIRPAYPSEYTVLTELWQRSVSATHDFLSVQEIARLKICVENEYLPNVNTYVWLDNNRRPGGFIGVVEQRIEMLFIDPDLRGQGIGRQLVNFAVGQLAARELDVNQQNPQATGFYLSMGFEITGRSALDAQGKPYPLLHMRLPESENRPD, encoded by the coding sequence ATGATTCGCCCGGCTTACCCCTCTGAATACACAGTACTGACCGAACTCTGGCAGCGCTCAGTGAGCGCAACCCATGACTTTCTCTCTGTACAGGAGATCGCACGCCTGAAGATTTGCGTTGAAAATGAGTATCTTCCCAACGTTAACACCTATGTGTGGCTGGATAACAACCGGCGGCCGGGTGGATTTATTGGCGTAGTGGAACAGCGGATTGAAATGCTGTTTATTGATCCCGATCTACGTGGTCAGGGCATCGGCAGGCAGCTGGTCAATTTTGCTGTTGGCCAGCTAGCCGCCCGCGAGCTGGACGTTAACCAACAGAACCCGCAGGCGACCGGATTTTATCTGAGTATGGGATTTGAGATAACCGGACGCTCAGCACTGGATGCTCAGGGAAAACCCTATCCTTTACTGCATATGCGCCTGCCAGAGAGTGAGAACAGGCCAGATTAG
- the purT gene encoding formate-dependent phosphoribosylglycinamide formyltransferase, whose translation MSTLGTALRPAATRVMLLGSGELGKEVAIECQRLGVEVIAVDRYADAPAMHVAHRSHVINMLDGEALKALVAKERPDYIVPEIEAIATDMLIELEKQGQRVVPTARAARLTMNREGIRRLAAEELALPTSSYRFADSKTAFLQATEEIGFPCIIKPVMSSSGKGQSFIRTASQLDQAWDYAQQGGRAGAGRVIVEGVVNFDFEITLLTISAVDGIHFCAPIGHRQQDGDYRESWQPQQMSELALKRAEEIAEKVVSALGGHGLFGVELFVCGDEVVFSEVSPRPHDTGMVTLISQDLSEFALHVRAFLGLPVGGIRQYGAAASAVILPQLDSDNLQFSGVPAVLGAGLQLRLFGKPEIRGQRRLGVALATGDNIDQAVERAIACAAGVKVSG comes from the coding sequence ATGTCGACTCTTGGAACCGCGCTGCGCCCTGCCGCAACTCGCGTGATGCTTTTAGGTTCAGGTGAACTGGGTAAAGAAGTGGCGATCGAATGTCAGCGTTTAGGCGTTGAAGTAATTGCTGTAGATCGCTATGCCGATGCACCCGCGATGCATGTGGCTCATCGCAGCCATGTGATCAACATGCTGGATGGCGAAGCGCTGAAGGCACTGGTTGCGAAAGAGCGTCCTGATTATATCGTGCCGGAAATCGAGGCCATTGCCACCGATATGCTGATCGAGCTGGAAAAACAGGGTCAGCGCGTAGTACCGACTGCCCGTGCCGCCCGCCTGACGATGAATCGCGAAGGTATCCGTCGTCTGGCCGCTGAGGAGCTGGCGCTGCCAACCTCCAGCTACCGCTTTGCCGACAGCAAAACCGCTTTCCTGCAAGCCACCGAGGAAATTGGCTTCCCGTGCATCATTAAGCCGGTGATGAGCTCATCCGGCAAAGGCCAGAGCTTTATCCGTACAGCTTCACAGCTCGATCAGGCATGGGACTACGCGCAGCAAGGTGGCCGCGCCGGAGCAGGCCGGGTGATCGTTGAAGGCGTGGTGAATTTCGATTTCGAAATTACTCTGTTGACCATCAGTGCCGTCGACGGCATCCACTTCTGCGCACCAATTGGTCATCGCCAGCAGGATGGCGATTATCGTGAATCCTGGCAGCCGCAGCAGATGAGCGAGCTGGCGCTTAAGCGCGCCGAAGAGATTGCGGAGAAAGTGGTCAGCGCCTTAGGAGGTCATGGACTGTTTGGCGTCGAACTGTTTGTCTGTGGCGACGAGGTGGTGTTCAGCGAAGTGTCACCGCGTCCGCATGATACCGGTATGGTAACGCTGATTTCACAGGATCTGTCTGAGTTCGCGCTGCACGTGCGCGCTTTCCTCGGCTTACCGGTTGGCGGAATCCGCCAGTATGGCGCGGCGGCCTCAGCGGTAATTTTGCCGCAGTTGGACAGCGATAACCTGCAGTTTAGCGGCGTGCCGGCAGTGCTGGGTGCTGGTCTGCAGCTGCGTCTGTTTGGTAAGCCGGAGATTCGCGGTCAGCGCCGCTTAGGCGTTGCGCTGGCAACCGGAGACAATATTGATCAAGCCGTCGAGCGCGCGATTGCCTGCGCAGCGGGCGTGAAAGTCAGCGGCTAA
- a CDS encoding MurR/RpiR family transcriptional regulator, with translation MNMLEKIQTSVEYLSKSERKVAEVILAAPQTAMHSSIALLARAAEVSEPTVNRFCHRLETKGFPDFKLQLAQSLVTGTPYVSRNIDENDNVDCYTGKIFESAMAGLDQVRQHLDISVVNRAVDLLTQAKKIAFFGLGASAAVAHDAMNKFFRFNVPVIYSDDIVMQRMSCMNSAEGDVIVLISHTGRTKNLIELARLARENDGTVLAITSPGSPLALEASLALTLDVPEDTDIYMPMVSRLAQLTVIDVLATGFTLRRGPKFRDNLKRVKEGLKESRLDKDAATSLFPR, from the coding sequence ATGAATATGCTGGAAAAAATTCAGACTTCTGTTGAATACCTTAGCAAATCTGAACGCAAAGTTGCTGAGGTGATCCTCGCCGCGCCACAAACCGCCATGCACTCCAGCATCGCCTTGCTGGCGCGTGCAGCGGAAGTCAGTGAGCCTACGGTTAATCGCTTTTGTCACCGGCTGGAAACCAAAGGGTTCCCCGATTTTAAACTGCAACTGGCCCAAAGTCTGGTCACCGGCACGCCGTATGTCAGCCGTAACATTGATGAAAATGACAATGTCGACTGTTATACCGGCAAGATTTTTGAATCGGCGATGGCCGGTCTGGACCAGGTACGCCAGCATCTTGATATCAGCGTGGTCAACCGTGCGGTCGACCTGCTGACCCAGGCAAAGAAAATCGCCTTTTTTGGCCTCGGCGCCTCGGCGGCGGTGGCTCATGATGCGATGAATAAATTTTTCCGCTTCAATGTTCCTGTCATCTATTCCGATGATATTGTGATGCAGCGCATGAGTTGCATGAACAGCGCAGAAGGTGACGTGATCGTGCTGATTTCGCACACTGGCCGCACCAAAAATTTAATCGAACTGGCACGTCTGGCACGCGAAAATGACGGCACCGTGCTGGCAATTACCTCACCCGGCTCTCCGCTGGCGCTTGAGGCTTCACTGGCGCTGACCCTCGATGTGCCTGAAGATACCGACATTTACATGCCAATGGTCTCGCGCCTGGCGCAATTAACCGTGATCGATGTGCTGGCAACCGGTTTTACTTTACGTCGGGGACCAAAATTCAGAGATAACCTGAAGCGCGTCAAAGAAGGTTTGAAAGAATCGCGGTTAGATAAGGACGCGGCAACCTCGCTCTTTCCGCGCTAG
- a CDS encoding tellurite resistance TerB family protein, whose protein sequence is MNNWLQQIQSVLGNSKSGSKSGGEGLSKMLAPGALGGLAGLLIANKSSRSLLTKYGKNALIIGGGAAVGAVLWNKYKQRVSETHRDEPQFGQSETPVDSRAARLITALVFAAKSDGHIDAQERQSIEQNVHQLGIGSQGEKLIQQAIEQPLDPQLLAHDIRNEEEALELYFLSNAVIDVDHFMERSYLQALGDALKIPQDVRDGIENDIREEKNKLTA, encoded by the coding sequence ATGAATAACTGGCTACAACAAATTCAGTCGGTACTGGGTAACAGCAAAAGCGGCAGTAAAAGCGGCGGCGAAGGGCTGAGTAAAATGCTGGCGCCAGGTGCGCTCGGCGGTCTTGCGGGGTTGCTGATCGCCAACAAGTCGTCGCGTAGCCTGCTGACCAAATACGGTAAAAACGCGTTGATTATCGGCGGTGGCGCGGCGGTAGGTGCCGTGTTATGGAACAAATACAAACAGCGCGTCAGTGAAACCCACCGCGATGAACCACAATTCGGCCAGAGTGAAACGCCGGTTGATTCCCGTGCGGCACGCTTAATCACAGCGCTGGTGTTTGCCGCGAAAAGTGACGGGCATATCGATGCGCAGGAACGTCAGTCAATTGAACAAAATGTGCATCAGTTAGGCATTGGTTCGCAGGGCGAAAAGCTTATCCAACAAGCTATCGAGCAACCACTCGACCCGCAACTGCTGGCTCATGACATCCGCAATGAAGAAGAAGCGCTGGAACTTTACTTCCTGAGTAATGCGGTAATTGATGTTGACCATTTTATGGAGCGCAGCTATTTGCAGGCGCTGGGCGACGCGCTGAAAATCCCGCAAGATGTCCGGGATGGCATTGAAAACGATATCCGCGAAGAGAAGAATAAACTCACTGCCTGA
- a CDS encoding YebG family protein yields the protein MAIEVKYVVVRKGEEKMTFASKKEADAYDKMLDMAEVFTDWLMTSGIELDEAQQEALGMHLAENKDAVNHILRTSKLPKSSAAVASDDEAEQGKSKPVRAVKVA from the coding sequence ATGGCTATCGAAGTAAAATATGTCGTTGTCAGAAAAGGTGAGGAAAAGATGACGTTTGCCAGTAAAAAAGAAGCGGATGCTTATGACAAAATGCTTGATATGGCAGAAGTTTTCACTGACTGGCTGATGACAAGCGGTATTGAGCTGGATGAAGCGCAGCAAGAAGCGCTGGGCATGCATCTGGCAGAAAATAAAGATGCGGTAAACCACATCCTGCGCACCAGTAAATTGCCAAAAAGCAGCGCCGCCGTCGCGTCTGATGACGAGGCAGAGCAGGGTAAAAGTAAGCCGGTGCGTGCGGTAAAAGTGGCGTAA
- a CDS encoding prolyl oligopeptidase family serine peptidase gives MTAPTAKKIPHVMTLHGETRQDDYYWLRDDRRADPAVLEYLREENDYSQRVMSSQQALQEQVLKEMIDRIPQQDHSVPYVKNGYRYQRRYESGNEYPIYTRQLAETTTPEQWDTLLDANQRATHSEFYTTGALDISPNNQIMALAEDFLSRRQYGIRFCNLTRDSWYPEVLQNVSSSFAWANDSRTFYYVLKDETTLLPWQVWRHTLGEPQSADQLVYEELDDTFYVSVHKTTSEQFIVIALNSSTTSEILLLDADDAEAKPQIFCPRVKDHEYSLDHYDGHLYVRSNREGKNFGLYRTDFSDVTRWETLVAARDNIVLEDFQLFRDWLVVEERQRGLTSLRQINWQNGEAIGIAFDDPAYVTWLSYNPTPESSKLRYGYSSMTTPSTLFELDLDTGERQVLKQSEVKGFDASQYRSERLWVKARDGVEVPVSLVYHRQHYQPGKNPLLVYGYGSYGSSMDADFSASRLSLLDRGFVFALAHIRGGGEMGQQWYDDGRLLNKLNTFNDFIDVTHSLLQQGYGDKRRLYAMGGSAGGLLMGAVINREPQLYHGVVAQVPFVDVVTTMLDESIPLTTGEYDEWGNPSEQQYYHYIRQYSPYDNVSAQHYPHLLVTTGLHDSQVQYWEPAKWVAKLRELKTDDNLLLLWTDMDAGHGGKSGRFKAYEGVALEYAFLIGLAQGTLTTGNAS, from the coding sequence ATGACTGCTCCAACCGCAAAGAAAATTCCTCACGTAATGACTCTGCATGGCGAAACGCGCCAGGATGACTATTACTGGCTGCGCGACGATCGGCGCGCAGATCCGGCGGTGCTCGAATATTTGCGGGAGGAAAACGACTATAGTCAGCGTGTAATGTCCTCGCAACAAGCGTTGCAGGAACAGGTGCTGAAGGAAATGATCGATCGCATTCCGCAGCAGGACCATTCCGTGCCCTACGTGAAAAATGGCTATCGTTATCAGCGTCGCTATGAATCCGGCAATGAATATCCGATTTATACGCGCCAGCTTGCCGAAACCACCACGCCAGAACAGTGGGATACGCTGCTGGATGCCAACCAGCGCGCAACACACAGCGAGTTCTATACCACGGGGGCACTGGATATCAGCCCCAATAATCAGATTATGGCGCTGGCGGAAGATTTTCTGTCTCGTCGTCAGTATGGCATTCGCTTTTGTAATCTCACCCGCGATAGCTGGTATCCGGAAGTATTGCAAAATGTCTCATCCAGCTTTGCCTGGGCGAATGACTCCCGAACTTTCTATTACGTGCTGAAAGATGAAACCACGCTACTGCCGTGGCAGGTGTGGCGTCATACCCTCGGCGAGCCGCAGAGTGCTGACCAGTTGGTGTATGAAGAGCTGGATGACACCTTCTACGTTAGCGTGCATAAAACGACGTCAGAGCAGTTTATTGTTATTGCGCTGAACAGCAGTACCACCAGTGAAATCCTGCTGCTCGATGCCGACGATGCCGAAGCCAAACCGCAGATATTCTGCCCGCGCGTTAAAGATCATGAATATTCCCTTGATCACTACGACGGCCATCTCTATGTACGTTCAAACCGTGAGGGCAAGAACTTTGGCCTCTATCGCACCGACTTTAGCGACGTCACCCGCTGGGAAACGCTGGTGGCCGCGCGCGATAATATCGTGCTGGAAGACTTTCAGCTGTTCCGTGACTGGCTGGTCGTGGAGGAGCGCCAGCGGGGCCTGACCAGTCTGCGGCAAATAAACTGGCAAAATGGAGAGGCAATTGGCATTGCGTTTGACGATCCGGCTTACGTCACCTGGCTCTCTTATAATCCGACACCGGAGAGCAGCAAGCTGCGCTACGGCTATTCATCGATGACCACGCCTTCCACGCTGTTTGAGCTGGATCTGGATACTGGCGAGCGTCAGGTGCTGAAACAGTCGGAAGTGAAAGGCTTTGACGCCAGTCAGTACCGCAGCGAGCGTTTGTGGGTGAAAGCACGTGATGGCGTTGAAGTGCCAGTATCGCTGGTTTATCACCGCCAACACTATCAGCCGGGTAAAAATCCACTGCTGGTGTATGGCTACGGTTCCTATGGCAGCAGTATGGACGCCGATTTCAGCGCCAGCCGTCTGAGCTTGCTTGACCGCGGTTTTGTCTTTGCGCTGGCACATATACGCGGTGGCGGTGAAATGGGGCAGCAGTGGTATGACGACGGTCGTCTGCTGAATAAACTCAACACCTTCAATGACTTTATTGACGTCACCCACAGTTTATTGCAGCAGGGTTATGGTGATAAACGGCGGCTGTATGCGATGGGCGGCAGCGCCGGAGGATTGCTGATGGGGGCGGTAATCAACCGCGAGCCGCAGCTTTATCATGGTGTGGTAGCGCAGGTACCGTTTGTTGATGTGGTCACTACCATGCTTGATGAGTCGATCCCGCTGACCACCGGCGAATATGATGAGTGGGGCAATCCGTCTGAACAGCAGTACTATCATTATATTCGGCAGTACAGCCCGTATGACAACGTCAGCGCGCAGCATTACCCGCATCTGCTGGTCACCACCGGGCTGCACGATTCTCAGGTGCAGTATTGGGAGCCTGCCAAATGGGTAGCGAAGCTACGCGAGCTGAAAACTGACGATAATCTGCTGCTGCTGTGGACCGATATGGATGCTGGCCACGGCGGTAAGTCCGGGCGCTTTAAGGCCTATGAAGGGGTGGCGCTGGAGTATGCATTTCTGATTGGGCTGGCGCAGGGGACGTTAACCACCGGCAACGCCAGCTAA